The Macaca nemestrina isolate mMacNem1 chromosome 1, mMacNem.hap1, whole genome shotgun sequence genome contains the following window.
GGCATTTTCCACGGACGCCACCGCCCCGGCTGCCGCCGCCCCTCCCGCCTCGAAgactctcttccttccttcccccttttccTTACGCAATATACAGAAATGCGCGAGGCGGTGgttggttttcatttcttcttcgtGGTTGTGTGCATGCGGTGGGATTGTGAGAGTGCGTTCATGAGAGCTGTGGGCGGCGTTGGCTGCTTCTGAGTGTGGTCTTCTTGGCGACAGGCTGTGTGTCCCAGTGTGGTGTGCCTGCGCGGTTGGGGTGTGTAGATGTGGACCCTTTGAGGCCCTTCTGCGTTTTCTTCGTTGCGTACGATTGTGCTCCGTTGGCGTTCTCAGCAGGGATCTGGTtctgtgtgggggggtgtgtggcCTCTGCGACTGTGTTTGGGTGGTGTCTTCGTTATGTCGGGCGTGTGTGATTCCGACTGTGTTGGATTGTGTGTCCGTGAGCCGATACGTTTAACCGATTTCGTTGTGTCCTGTTGGGCAGTGTGCGGGGCTGACCAAGTCGGCTTCTGTAGCAGTGCTGAGTGGTGCTTGTTTGTTGCCCTTCTGTGGGGCTGGACCCTGTGTGGTCCTGTCGGCACTGActtgtgtgcctgtgtgcctgtgtccTTTAGAGGTGCGTTTGCAAATCGCTGGGGGCGGGAGTGGGGGGAGGGCGAGCGAGAGATCGAGGCGCTGGTGGGGGCGGCGGCATGGGGGCGGGGAGCGGGATTTCACATTTTATTCCAAATTATGATGTATTCGGGAGCCAGTTGTTGGCTTGGATGGGCGGACAGAGCCGGGCCGGCGGCTGCTCTGCCCAGAGGCCCGCCTGTGCCTCGGTGTTTGAGGGGTTCGTTGGTGAATGGGAGGCTCCTCCAGGCTTGAAGCTGAGCAGCGCTCACCGAGGCCGGCGCCTTCGAGCCGGTCGCTGCGGGCTTCGGTTCCCGCTGCACTCCGGCTTCGTCCATTTCTGGTCAGTTTCGTGGGTGCGGCCGCCGGGGTCCGAGGGAGAGGCCCCGAAAGGACAATGGGCATATTAACCAGGCCTCGCGCCTCGGGTGGGGACATTCGGGATCACCTCCAGGGAAGATTTTCCCGCCCCCTCTTCGGGTGAGCGACGTTGCCGCTTGGGTCTGGTACCCGTGGCATCCGAGACCGAGGCCGAATCCGGGCTCTTGAGGGGACCGGGTTAGTGGGGCCCTAGCTCGGGTTGAAAGGATTTTGTTTAGTCAATTATTGTAATTGCCAATGCCATCGCCATCACAATCGTCATCATTAACAtcctattttaattaaaataatcatcGTAGAGCGCAGCAGTTTGTCCCTTTTGGCTCCTTTGGCGGGAGAACAAAGCAGCGGGTTTTTTCCCCCGCTACCGCCGTTTTCTAAGTTGCTGGGTTTGAGGTaggaagagaaaatggagagagGCACGGACACAGAGACTTGGTCATAAGGCAAACATTAACCCCCAGCGAACACGCAAACATTAACCCCCCGATAACACGCCGGGAATGGATGGATTCCCCTCtgctttcctcccctcccctcttttggATTAGAAGCGGAGAAAGAAAATCTTCCGCATTGTATTGCAATCCAGGGAAGAATTATTCCTATATTTCCACCAAAGCCGCGGCAAACAGAAGGAGTTAATCCAAGACTTCGATGTGTGATCATAAGCCTGACGATTTAggcaaaacaaattaaacaaaatccaccaggaaaaaataaaagcaagctaAATCCTGCTACATCCTTGAAAGTAGTATCGGGTTTGTTTTTACGTTCCTTTCCTTTCACCTTGTTTATTGCTGTAAGACATCATTAGAATTCTCCCTTACTCTGTCTAAACCCTGAAAAATCGAAAATCGTTTTGTAGGGGTGGTGGAGGGGAAGATGGGGgacttttcccctttcttctttccctctttgttggtctttatttccttttctttttctgtctctctcttcctctctctttcttttttctttctctcagtcAGTAGGCGGACGAGAAAGGACCTGAACATATCAGATATCTCTCCCCAAACCCCCTTCCCAACTCCATTTCTGTAGGAAAGTACAACCCCTGGAATTGGGTTCTGGTTTCGCTTTGGGCTGGAGGTGGGTGGATGCGCATCAGGGAGAGAATGAGGTGGGGTGGACTCCAAGGTTCTGTCCCACCGACCAGAGTCTGAGGACTATTCGCCTTTCCCAACACAGACCTCTGCCCATCCAGGCCCGGGACTACCCCTTCCCGGTGTAGCGGCAGTCGGAGATCTGGCTGCGGAGGCAACCGGGTAGACACCTCCCTGCTTAGAAAACAAACACTGAACCAGACCGATCCCAGTTGGAGGGTTCGAAAATGTTCCAGACAGCCTGTCGGGAGgggttgctgttgttgttgttggactAAATAGCTATTCCTGATTGGTCATGTATAGGGTTTTTTAAGgcgggtggggggaggagggggtaGAGGGAAGGCTCCAAACACCTGCAGGTTGGGGGCGGAAAGCTGTTTGCGATTCCCTGGACTGGTTGGTCGGGGACAGGAGGTAATTCCCAGCCATTGacccccatttctctctctccctccctcttgccCTGCCTCTTTCTCTCCACCCCTATCTTTCCTGGAAACTCGCTTTGGGCGCGGCAGATCGCCCAGGACTACACCGCAGCGTAACTGCAGGCCTCTCAGCGCAAAAGGGGGAAAGCAAAGACCCGGGTCTGCATCCTCTACCTCGGCTTCCGCCCCTCTCCGGCGGAGTGGAGATCCTATTCAGAGGGGCCGGTCTCTCTAAATATGCCCCAGGTGAGTTTTCAGGGGAATGGTGCCGGTGGAAACAGTGTCCAGGAAGGCCTCGGGTTCCGGCCTGGGGTGAGGAAGGCTCAGGACAGAGGAGAGCCCAGTCTcagattgggggtggggggaggggaggaccAGCCAGAGCTTGGAATCAGGATCTGATTGCTGCTAGCTGCTTCTGTGGCCTCCAGCGGCTCTTTCCCTTTTCCGCCCTGGGTAAAACCAGTTATTTGGACTTAGTCGTCCAGGCCGTTCCCGTTGGTCCCGGTTCTGTGGACGTTTTGCAAGGCCGGTAACTTTGGGGCGGCTGTATCCGGGTGGTGCAGACTCTGCCTGGAGCTCCCGCAGGAAGAAGGCGACAGCCTTCCTGGCTAGTGCAGTCCCAGCTCGAGTGGGCCCTGACCCCGGGCCTGAGGCCTAGGGTGGGGCTGCAGGAACACCCCTCTACTCTGGTAGAGGCGAGGATGGTGGTGCTGTTCCCTGGTGGGTTTGGTACTCGTGCAGGCTTGGGGCTTCTCCAGGGTGTTGTGCTGGTGTGGGCCCAGAAGAGAGACCAGAGGCTGGGTCTAAGGGCTGAGACTGTTTTCATCTAAGAAATTCTCTGTATGGGAGATTGGGTCTGCTTGAGACCTGTCCCTAGGAAGAATCTCCTGGGGTCTTCTGTCTTGTTCTGGCACAGGTGGAAATATTCTGGCTGTCTGGCAACTGCAGATGAGGATTTTGCATTGGGGGCTATAAGCAGGGTCTCCGCAGTACAAAGAGAGAGGAGCTGTAGTTGCCAAATAGTCTAGAACTCTAAAATCTCCCTCCTCCTTCATTCtccccaaataaaaacaaataaaatcactCAGGTGTTCCTTTCTGTAATCAAACCAAGTGATGCAGCTTAGTCGCCAACAACCGTCAGTGTGTGTGAGTGGCTTCTTTGGGGCATAGACCTCTGGCTGGTGATCCTGGTTGCAGAAGAACAGGCAGGATTTTCCTAAAATGTGGGGAGAAGCCGGGAGAGGTCCTCCACAGACCCTGGGAGCCAATCATATATTTCTCACAAGGAGCCTTGGAGATGGGATATTTATAGGCGTCTGGAGAAGACATTTGGGGCCAGGGTCAATTCATCTGGAATATGTACTCCCATTGCCTCTCAGGAACCCACTGCTAGAGCAGGAGTCAAATAATTAATCGGAGAGTAAAAACGTGTCATAACAGAGCTTGAGCTAAGTCTGCAACTGCAGTGCACACTGTCACTCGGTTAGAAGCTGGGGCTTAAGGACAGGTCCCTGGGCTCACACCGGTGTGTCAGGACAGTGAGCAGTGAGAAAGGGAACCAACACCTTGAAGCTTGTATGTTTCCCAAGGGTTGGTATATTTCTGGCACATTTCGCTGCTGCTGGGAGCAAGAGGACCTGGGTGATATACTTCTGGTGTATTTCCAGTGGCCTTGGTGTCTTGGTGGTTGCATTCTATAGATAGAGACCTATTGTCTCCACCAAAATCATAAACTCACTTCCAATGAAGCATCAGGGACCTACTGCCTTTACAGCTTGTATACACCAGGACTTAGGGAATTTTGTGGTTTCTGTGCCAGACCTGGGGGGCTGGCATTCTCAGAGCAGGTGTACAGCAGTCTGAATCTTGTCTGTCTGTCGTCCTGGGTGTCTGGTGGCAATTGAGCTAAGCTCCAGAGGAGGCTACAGATGGTCCCTTCTCCCTTCTGGGGTGGGAGGGATGGTTCCTAGGATGAATCCTGTCCAGAGCATTGCAGTGGCAGTATGGGAGCTCAATGGCTGCTATGTATGATTAGATAGACTCTGCATGGGgctaaattgatttttttgtatttgtttgcttcttttaaaTGCCCAATTATATaattcagagaacagaaagcttattttaaacAACTTATGTGGAGTTGATCATATATGTACAACTCACAAGCATCCCCAAACTCTGGCCCTTGAGTCTCCcgatttttctgttttgattcTTGCTGGCCCCGGCTCTATCTGGATGAAGCCAGGGGATGGAAGAGCCCTAGCACACCTGTGGGAAGTAGAGTGGCTGTGGTCATCCTGGAGTATGCTTGTGGGAGCACAAGGTGGTTTCACTGCTCTGGGAATATGGGAGGGTAGAGCAAAGTGAGATTATTGTTCTGGTCTGGCTCTCTCACAGATAGACTGTGAGTGACTTTGGGCCAGGCAGTTTTCTCGCTGGCCCATTCTCCTTGTCAATAATGTTTCCTTGAGCATTTGCACAGTACTTTCAAATGCATAAAGGAGGTATTCCTCCCATTTCCCAAAGAACACCAAGGCAGGAGATGACGGTGAGGGGGGCTGGAAGAGTTCAAGAGCTTCATGACATCTGTCCTGCTCTTGGATGGGAGTCCAGACTTCATTGCCCTCAGGGAACCCTTCAAATGCCCACCTCCATTTCACCTCAGCCAGGCCTCTCTTTGAGACCTGACCTCTCTTACAAGTCCAGCTGACCAGAAAGGGGTGGACTGCCTAGGGAGGTCTGGCCAGCACCATCTTCTTCCCTTGGCGGCCTCTCATCTCTGTCTGAGCAGGAGTAAAGGCCTGCAGGGCGGACACAGGATTCGCAGTGGATTTGCTCAGTGTAGACAGACACTCCCTCACTCCCCATGGGgacgagtgtgtgtgtgtgtgtgtgtgtgtgtgtgtgtgtgtgtgtgtgtgtgtggagggagcTGGTTCCTCAGGATTATTCCCTGCCAGCTCTAGTGGAGTGGACCCCAGTCCCCTTAGCCTCCACTTTCTAATTCCCTACTTCCACCCGCACCGTGTTTCTGAGCGTGTGCCTGTAGGTGAGCTGGGGGTATTGCTGAGAGGCCAAGGGAGGTTCCCAAAGCAACGAATCCCTGCCTGACAGATTCCCCGCTAAAACCAAAGAGGACGATCGGGAATttgttccctcctcttccctttcgGCCTGAGAAGGGGGACGGGGTAATCTCTTTCTTGCCTCCTTGTACATTTCCTTCCTCCTGATTTCCCCTTCTGTGTTTCTTTCGCTGGCTGTATTCCTTTTCTTCCAGTGTCTCTGTCGTCTTCCTCCATCTCTGTCCTTTTGGCCCCCAGTCTCTGTGTCTCCCAggcacccctcccttctccaAATCCAGAGATCCCCTTTCCCTCCCACCCTAACCCTACCCGGCCTCCCGCCCTAGCCCCACGTGGCGCTAACTTTGTCTGCCTCTTCTTACGTCTCTGTGTGTGAgttcctctctctctgcccttcaCCCCTTTACCCCAGCCCACGTCGGTGGGTCAGGGGCGGTCGTCAGAGCGGGCATCcgcttgtctgtctgtctgcccgCAGGATGACCGAGCGGCCGCCGACCGAGGCGGCTCACAGTGACCCCCAGCTAGAGGGACGGGACGCGGCCGAGGCCCGCATGGCCCCCCCGCACCTGGTCCTGCTGAACGGCGTCGCCAAGGAGACGAGCCGCGCGGCCCCCGCGGAGCCCCCAGTCATCGAGCTGGGCGCGCGCGGAGGCCCGGGGGGCGGCCCTGCCAGTGGGGGCGGTGCCGCGAGAGACTTAAAGGGCCGCGACGCGCCGGCGGCCGAAGCGCGCCATCGGGTCCCCACCACCGAGCTGTGCAGACCTCCCGGGCCCGCCCCAGCCCCCGCGCCCGCCTCGGCCCCAGCGGAGCTGCCCGGCGACGGCCGCATGGTGCAGCTGAGTCCTCCCGCGCTGGCTGCCCCCGCCGCCCCCGGCCGCGCGCTGCTCTACAGTCTCAGCCAGCCGCTGGCCTCGCTTGGCAGGTCAGGGACCAGGGACCAGGGACCAGGGGCCAGGGGCTGGGCGGGAGGGGCGGGTGGGCAGGGCGACCACCCCCACCGGGGTTTCCCTTCTGCACAGCGGAGGCGGCCTGCCCTCCTGCCCCGGGGGCCGAGCGGGTGGAGCGCAGGCAGAGGAGGTCATTTTAAATCCAAGGGCTCTAGAGTCTTAAGCTGGAGCCCCCCATGAGTGCCAGTGAGGGAGGGGCCTTCTGTGAGAGAGAGTGTGCGTGTGGTTGCCGGGTGCATGGCTGTGTGGAAGCCGACAGGAGGGCGTGGACACCTTCGGGGGTGCAAGCGTGTGGCTGGTGtgctgggtggtggtggtgtgggggACGGAGAGGAGGGAGTCCCCTGAGCGTGGGTAGCAGGAAAGAATGTGCCTGCATGTGCTTTGCTGTGAGCAGAGGTAGATGTTTGTGGCTGAGGGTGTGAAATTCATTCGGAAGCGCAGCGCTAGCTGGACAGGCAAGAGATAAGGATATGAGGATGGTGGCAGAGGCACCCTCCCCCGAATCTCTGCTGGAGGGCCCGCCTGAGGTCTGATCTGCCCCTCCACTCCCAGCCCCTCTGCTGCTAGCTGTGGTCTCTGGCCCCAGCCTGTACTCCAGTTGCTGTAAGGGCATCCGTTTCCCCGCTGGGGCCACTGTGATGATGACGGAGAGAAGCGGTAGGGTTGGAATAGAATCCGGAAGATGGGGCTAGGATAGAGTGTGGGACAGTCAGTGAGTCTGGCGGGCACCCAAGAGACAGAGCTACGGAGAGCTTAGAGTGGGTGAGGGCAGAGAGCTAGGGGGAGAATTTCAGCGAAGGGGAGTCAGGGTTTCCTGTCTGTTGTGTATCCACAGCCCCTTAtgggtggggtgaggtggaggGGGGGAGAGGACAGTGTGCCCCTTTGTGGTGACAGAGATGCACACCATCAGGTGTGAAGGTTACCTTTGCCTGAGTGGGCACGTGTTTGGGAGTGGAGGTGTGTGTGGATTGTGTGCTTGTttccaaggcaggagaatggagagtGTTTCTAtctgtgaagtgtgtgtgtgtgtgtttgttccATGTGTTATTCACCTCTGCTtctgcatgtgtgcctgtgtgtttgtgtgtggggaTGCGTGGTTAAGGTGTCTCCTCCTCCCTTTGCTTGTTTCATGACAGAGTGGGGGCATtctgtgtgcgcgtgtgcgtgcgcgtgtgtgtatctgtgtgcagCATATTCACTGCTCAGGTGTGAAGGCAGCAGGGTTGCCCAGAGGTGGGGGACTCAACGCATGTGGGGAGGATCCCTAAGTAgcctctttctcccctccccgcAACACgggatcttgtgatctgcctggtCCATCTGACAGCGGGTTTTTTGGGGAGCCGGATGCCTTCCCTATGTTCACCACCAACAACCGAGTGAAGAGGAGACCTTCCCCCTATGAGATGGAGATTACCGATGGTGAGTCTGCCCCACCCCACCGCTGTATCTGCCCCTCACGCTGGTTAGAGCCCTTTGCAGGAGGGAACATCTGAGGCTACTCTGTAGGTGTCACAAAGGTGGGTGGGCCACTTTCGAAACCCAAACTGCTGAAGCCCTTCACTCTGCAGCTGAGCTGGGGCTAGGTAAAGTCCTGCGTGGGGCTAGCAGGACCACACTCACAGTCCCGTGAAGAGGAGACATGGAAGAGAGACACATAATGTGCTTAGCCCAAACCTCTGGAGTTAGTTCCAGTCCCCAATCCAGGCTCCATTCCTATACTTTGGCAAGGATCCCAAGTGAGCGCAGAAACACACAGTGTCCCCAAACCCCCCATTGTAGGCACTGACCCTCAGGGATTCCCTGCACTTCCTCCCAAGTCTTCCTTAGAGTCTGGAGTCTGCTTCCTCCCTGCAATGAAGTCATCAAGGGTTTCCTCCAAGGACCCTACACAGTAGGCTCCCCTTGTCTCCCATTAACACATTCTGGGCTAAGACCTGGAGTTCCCTTCCTGACATCATGGATTCTACCTTGACCCCTGGATTCCCTGAGAAGGGCCTTGGCACTGCTCCTTTAAGGTACTTGAATGTTCCCTGAACTTGCAGGGATGGTTTGGACAAATGGGAGATTTGGAAGACCCTCACTGTCTTCCCAAGGTTGACCTTGTATAGTAGATTGGTCCCAGCACCAGGGGTAGGAGAGCAGGTACTTCAGAGCTGAGGGACTTTGAGCCAGACCCAGATGCTCCCAGAACTTCAGCTTGGCTGTGGCCTGGGGCTCCTGTAGGAAGGCTGCCCAAGGCCTCAGAGCCAGGCTGAGATTTATGCTGCAAACTGGTGGGAGGGATATGGGTATGGAGCTGGAGGTGGAGCCCTCTGTGGTGTTCTGGAAAGGAGAGGGGCTGGCGTCTGGACAACAGAAAAGACTTCAAAAGACCCAAGCAGCCTGGGGCACAGGTGTGCAGGGCTGAGAGGCATGGGTGCCTTGCTCTAGATTAGAGGGGAGTTCTCTAGTGTAGGAGAGGTGGGTGTACCAAACAAGAAGTAGACAGGACCAGCCCTGAAGTTCCCCAGGGATGAGGCATTTTCTACAATAGGCAGaggaggcagagcacaggggTGAGGGTTTGTGGGGTGTGCAGGAGTGTAAGGCAGTCATTACCCATAAGTGTTGGCAATATTTACCAAGCACCTACTCAGTGCTGgccagagagagaggcagaggacaCCAGGAGAGGTAGACAGATTCAGGAAAGAGGAAGGTGAGGAGACGGGGGGGTTCTCTGGAAAAAACCACAGAGGAATAGGCAGACATGTAGGTAAAGGGTGTGTCTAGGGGACACTGAAATTAGAGACTGAACCCAAAAGAGTCCATAGAAGTAGAAATAATGCAAGATCTAGAGTTAGGACTTGATGTGGATTCCTGTTGCTGAATTGCTACCACCATGTATTggatacctactatgtgccatggACTATGTGTGCTTAGTTTCTGTTTATTCCTTACCACAAACTCATGAGGGCAATATTACtgttttcatttcacagataaggaaattgaggctgagagaggttaagcagcttgatcaaggtcacacagctaagtcCTGGGTCACACAGCTAAGTCCTGGACCACCCTCATAACACTGGTCTTAAGCTTTGGAATAAGTCCTGACTACTTCCCCACCACCTCCCCTTCTGGATGTAGTCTAGCTCCAGCTGTGACAGCAGTCATAAGCACCTCCTCCGCAATTAGGAGCTCCCTCAAGATCACCAGCATTAGCCATGGTGGAGGGACTGTCCTCCCTATATCACTGCTGAGGGATGCTCTTTGTCTGGCCTGGAGGCCTGAAAGCAACAAGTATTTTCCTCAGAGGT
Protein-coding sequences here:
- the LOC105494987 gene encoding T-cell acute lymphocytic leukemia protein 1 isoform X1, coding for MTERPPTEAAHSDPQLEGRDAAEARMAPPHLVLLNGVAKETSRAAPAEPPVIELGARGGPGGGPASGGGAARDLKGRDAPAAEARHRVPTTELCRPPGPAPAPAPASAPAELPGDGRMVQLSPPALAAPAAPGRALLYSLSQPLASLGSGFFGEPDAFPMFTTNNRVKRRPSPYEMEITDGPHTKVVRRIFTNSRERWRQQNVNGAFAELRKLIPTHPPDKKLSKNEILRLAMKYINFLAKLLNDQEEEGTQRAKPGKDPVVGAGGGGGGGGGGAPPDDLLQDVLSPNSSCGSSLDGAASPDSYTEEPAPKHTARSLHPAMLPAADGAGPR